One region of Salinibacterium sp. TMP30 genomic DNA includes:
- a CDS encoding DEAD/DEAH box helicase, whose protein sequence is MSELLPTLQAEDVRMGLVDYLSTTFALADEDAREALDSFLRHPENGIFKGPYVRLRLPFRPAEDGWRQSLEWHEGFPPYGHQAAAFARLSSANLGPEKTRPQPTLVTTGTGSGKTEAFLYPILDHVLRAKREGTGGIKALILYPMNALANDQARRLTELITTSPALAGVRAALYTGQTGPSRSNVTPDGLITDRKTTQDDAPDILLTNYKMLDQLLLRPADQKLWKQSATSLQYLVLDEFHTYDGAQGTDVAMLLRRLGLALKRHWPADDEAAARLGIDDDARARPLGLITPVATSATLGDKGDPSRMVEFARTVFGDEFDDDSIITETRLGLDEWADDAERRMATAGFAARAVDPPLVARIADVIDGLGDDGQREAATVTAAVLGSLYRSTGDDPEADTVGQFTDAAPELLLDAAKAHPFIRALVTAATDAVSLDTLAETLFPAGLEVTETADDRDARRANFLRSLLATLSHIRAVTGRSAASVDLHLWVRALSRVDRVAGPSVAYDWTDDGGTDELDNTDAFSSEGRPRFPAIYCRHCGRSGWGVQLGPTGYDLDTSDTDIRRNHASNSASTSRFRALIYAPREADQQDRRSAGDDTVEGLFWFDVQQRRLDIEMPSYDADDISTNVLPVLTLVGDDVDDNSQKDMCPNCLKPEGVRFLGSAISTLLSVSINTIFGDRHLDQGEKKALVFTDSVQDAAHRAGFVQSRSHVFSLRNAIREAIGDGSATLDDLAEELLRRAGDDKFRRYRLLSPELVERDTFAPFWETEKLSKVPTATMRLVRRRIKFDLAMEFGLQSRVGRTLELTGAIAAEVDGGPASRLEAIGRATVKDFETAGYLDDESGGEVSTENIVRWVRGTLERMRDRGAIQHEWFKRYLESDGDDWTLWGGRPKGQGMPAFPRDREAPAYPKVGSTHVGTNKRPSRLDTVTSARGWYAQWTRKVLDVSAADGAKLSKLLLAELAKSEIIESVSIGGSGAIAYQLSPSRILVSPVTLDDQTHEYRVLECDTCQTPVPGASTIISQLGRGPCLVGRCLGTLRLHSSGTNYYRDQYNDGDIRRVVAREHTSLLKDDVRLAYENGFKASIDRPDAPNVLVATPTLEMGIDIGDLSAVFLAGLPRSVASYLQRVGRAGRLTGNSLTMAFVVGRGDQLPKLGEPLSVINGQVRPPATYLNAEEILRRQYSASVIDRLSAEGKTGMVAVARDVLATTSEKSFLATVITDAETNAAEYLTAFLSTFDHVDATSADVLTGWATPSDEPRSSSFAQTLIGACARWNLEIETLGHRRKAIMESLPALQTQADHPAATDDDKVALRSAKASLKMVDRQLFELRTEHWVAALERFGVLPNYTLLDDSVRLDVSLSWIDPESQEFQHDSISYDRGAGIAIRELAPGATFYAQGVEIRIDAVDLGSDGARIQSWVYCPECGYAHDAGVPAEGANTNGPASCPRCESPGIADANQRFDVVELEQVSAEVRRDESSISDSREERQRESFSVQIAADIDPANVTQQWYVEESGFGVKYMRELTIRWLNLGKQGGAGAPRMIAGEELSPPLFRVCEACGKLDQKGEINSAREHRAWCRYRNSKTEHTRQLALSRTLRTQGVLLRIPNSITIGDGLGLPSITAALQLGLREVIGGDPDHLRLATIVEPLLGNDFNNTAILIHDAVPGGTGYLADLANHNKIRNILELAWKIVATCECRNEGRSACHRCLLPFAPAGDLNNVSRASAERSLRLILGIDDEGVGDDWAITEVDPGTQDPESMLEQWFRKVFKDRAAALGATIKEIPSEWGNRLQITLPNSKLVWRLEPQPSLGFTRPDFVLEPLGGGGTKLAIYTDGRKYHASPQHNVLAQDAEKRRGLRAKGYFVLGITYDDIMRADAGEAEPQAGWFSRDFATQFVSNFNLSPAAIDHVTANPMTQIMEWMQNPVAAKGHWVGIAEALPMLTVKPMSDFIAPIEAESSVVALAESELTGTPAEAQGNPKLWRLRFGPLVMFSRMLDGAKHPEVVLMLDDRDAAVSSEDHADAWRLWLRLSNLLGPRPEFPPTTIMTVTEAQTFEPAQHIDESFTVIGFEWEEVMALANDGDRQLVKLLSEVPDMPVPEIGSEVGDGIPLDIAWSDRKVTVTGDLQHDEISELEASGWIIVPATLEDITAALQLER, encoded by the coding sequence ATGAGTGAACTGCTCCCCACCCTGCAAGCCGAAGATGTTCGCATGGGGCTCGTCGACTACCTCTCCACCACCTTCGCGCTTGCCGATGAAGATGCGCGAGAGGCACTCGACAGCTTTTTGAGGCATCCAGAAAACGGAATCTTCAAAGGGCCCTACGTGCGGCTTAGGCTGCCGTTTCGGCCCGCCGAAGACGGGTGGCGGCAGAGCCTCGAATGGCACGAAGGGTTTCCGCCGTACGGGCACCAAGCCGCAGCCTTCGCACGACTGAGCAGCGCAAACCTGGGGCCGGAGAAAACGCGCCCGCAGCCGACCCTCGTTACCACGGGAACCGGTTCTGGAAAGACGGAAGCGTTCCTCTACCCCATCCTCGACCACGTGTTGCGGGCAAAACGTGAAGGTACCGGGGGCATCAAAGCGCTCATCCTCTACCCGATGAACGCCCTCGCCAACGACCAAGCCCGCCGCCTTACCGAACTCATCACCACCAGCCCCGCACTCGCCGGCGTGCGTGCCGCTCTCTACACCGGGCAAACCGGGCCCAGCCGAAGCAACGTCACCCCCGACGGGCTCATCACCGACCGCAAGACCACTCAGGATGACGCCCCCGACATTCTGCTCACTAACTACAAGATGCTCGACCAGCTACTGCTGCGCCCCGCCGACCAAAAGCTGTGGAAACAGAGCGCCACCAGCCTGCAATACCTTGTGCTCGACGAATTCCACACCTACGACGGCGCCCAAGGCACCGACGTAGCTATGCTGCTGCGACGGCTCGGCCTCGCCCTCAAGCGGCACTGGCCCGCAGACGACGAAGCAGCCGCACGCCTCGGCATCGACGACGATGCTCGTGCGCGCCCGCTCGGGCTCATCACCCCCGTCGCCACCTCCGCCACCCTCGGCGATAAAGGCGACCCCAGCCGCATGGTCGAATTCGCCCGCACCGTCTTCGGTGACGAATTCGACGACGACAGCATCATCACCGAAACCCGGCTCGGCCTCGACGAGTGGGCCGACGATGCCGAGAGACGCATGGCAACGGCAGGCTTCGCCGCCCGCGCTGTCGACCCACCCCTTGTCGCGCGCATTGCCGATGTGATCGACGGCCTCGGCGACGATGGCCAACGAGAAGCCGCCACCGTTACTGCTGCCGTCCTCGGCAGCCTCTACCGCAGCACGGGCGACGATCCCGAGGCAGACACCGTAGGCCAGTTCACCGACGCCGCACCCGAGCTACTGCTCGATGCCGCCAAAGCCCACCCCTTCATTCGAGCCCTCGTCACCGCAGCCACCGACGCCGTGTCGCTCGACACCCTCGCTGAAACACTCTTCCCCGCGGGGCTCGAGGTCACCGAAACCGCCGACGACCGCGACGCACGCCGCGCCAACTTCTTGCGCTCACTGCTGGCTACCCTCAGCCACATTCGCGCTGTAACCGGGCGCTCCGCAGCATCCGTGGACCTGCACCTCTGGGTGCGCGCCCTCAGCCGCGTCGACCGCGTCGCTGGCCCCAGCGTCGCCTACGACTGGACAGACGACGGCGGCACCGACGAACTCGACAACACCGACGCCTTCAGCAGCGAAGGTCGCCCACGATTCCCCGCGATCTACTGCCGACACTGCGGACGCAGCGGATGGGGCGTGCAACTCGGCCCCACCGGCTACGACCTCGACACCAGCGACACCGACATTCGCCGCAATCACGCCAGCAACTCAGCCAGCACCTCCCGGTTCCGCGCCCTCATCTACGCACCCCGCGAAGCCGACCAACAGGATCGTCGCTCCGCCGGTGACGACACCGTCGAAGGCCTCTTCTGGTTTGACGTGCAGCAACGCCGCCTCGACATCGAAATGCCTAGCTACGACGCCGACGACATCTCCACCAACGTGCTGCCCGTGCTCACCCTTGTCGGCGACGACGTTGATGACAACAGCCAAAAAGACATGTGCCCCAACTGTCTCAAACCCGAAGGAGTCCGCTTTCTCGGAAGCGCCATCTCCACCCTCCTCTCGGTAAGCATCAACACCATCTTTGGCGACCGCCACCTCGACCAGGGCGAAAAGAAAGCCCTCGTCTTCACCGACAGCGTGCAGGATGCCGCACACCGTGCCGGATTCGTACAGAGCCGATCGCACGTCTTCAGCCTGCGCAACGCGATTCGCGAAGCCATCGGCGATGGCTCCGCGACCCTCGATGATCTCGCCGAAGAGTTGCTGCGCCGGGCAGGCGACGACAAGTTCCGGCGCTACCGCCTGCTCTCGCCCGAACTCGTGGAACGGGACACCTTCGCCCCGTTCTGGGAAACCGAAAAGCTGAGCAAGGTACCCACCGCCACCATGCGACTCGTGCGCCGCCGCATCAAGTTCGACCTCGCCATGGAATTCGGCCTGCAGTCCCGCGTGGGTCGCACCCTTGAACTCACGGGTGCGATCGCCGCCGAAGTCGACGGTGGGCCCGCCAGCCGGCTGGAAGCCATCGGCCGGGCCACCGTCAAAGACTTCGAAACTGCCGGATACCTCGACGACGAGAGCGGCGGCGAAGTCAGCACCGAAAACATCGTGCGCTGGGTGCGCGGCACGCTCGAACGCATGCGCGACCGCGGCGCCATCCAACATGAATGGTTCAAGCGCTACCTCGAAAGCGACGGAGACGACTGGACTCTGTGGGGCGGGCGGCCCAAAGGCCAAGGAATGCCCGCATTCCCCCGCGACCGCGAAGCACCCGCCTATCCGAAAGTGGGTAGTACCCACGTAGGAACCAACAAGCGCCCGTCACGCCTCGACACTGTTACCTCAGCTCGCGGCTGGTACGCACAATGGACACGCAAAGTGCTCGACGTCAGCGCCGCCGACGGTGCTAAACTCAGCAAACTGCTGCTCGCCGAACTCGCCAAGAGCGAGATTATTGAGAGCGTCAGCATCGGCGGCAGCGGAGCCATCGCCTACCAACTGAGCCCCAGCCGCATTCTTGTTAGCCCCGTCACTCTCGACGATCAGACCCACGAGTACCGTGTGCTCGAATGTGACACCTGCCAGACCCCGGTTCCCGGAGCATCGACCATCATTTCGCAACTCGGCAGAGGGCCCTGCCTCGTCGGGCGCTGCCTCGGCACGCTGCGGCTCCACAGCAGCGGAACCAACTACTACCGCGACCAATACAACGACGGAGATATTCGCCGCGTCGTCGCGCGCGAGCACACCAGCCTGCTGAAAGATGACGTGCGCCTCGCCTACGAAAACGGCTTCAAAGCATCCATCGATCGACCGGATGCCCCCAACGTACTCGTCGCCACACCCACGCTCGAAATGGGTATCGACATCGGAGACCTCTCCGCGGTGTTCCTCGCCGGGCTGCCCCGCTCCGTTGCCTCGTACCTGCAGCGAGTCGGACGAGCCGGACGCCTGACCGGCAACTCACTCACCATGGCATTTGTCGTCGGGCGCGGAGACCAGTTGCCGAAACTCGGCGAACCACTCTCTGTGATCAACGGACAAGTGCGCCCACCGGCCACCTACCTCAACGCAGAAGAGATTCTGCGGCGCCAGTACAGCGCCTCCGTTATCGACCGACTCTCAGCAGAAGGCAAAACCGGTATGGTCGCCGTCGCTCGCGACGTGCTCGCCACCACCAGCGAGAAGTCATTTCTCGCCACCGTCATCACCGACGCTGAAACTAACGCTGCCGAATACCTCACCGCATTCCTTTCGACCTTCGACCATGTCGATGCCACTTCTGCGGATGTGCTCACCGGCTGGGCGACCCCCAGCGATGAACCCCGCAGCAGCTCCTTCGCGCAAACCCTCATCGGCGCTTGCGCCCGCTGGAACTTAGAAATCGAAACGCTCGGCCACCGCCGCAAGGCGATCATGGAGTCACTGCCGGCGCTGCAAACGCAAGCGGATCACCCTGCCGCGACCGACGATGACAAAGTTGCCCTGCGCTCGGCCAAGGCTTCGCTCAAGATGGTCGACCGTCAACTGTTTGAGCTACGCACGGAACACTGGGTCGCCGCACTCGAACGATTCGGAGTGCTGCCCAACTACACGCTGCTCGACGACAGCGTGCGCCTCGACGTGTCGCTCAGCTGGATCGACCCCGAAAGCCAAGAGTTTCAACACGACTCGATCAGCTATGACCGCGGGGCCGGAATTGCCATCCGCGAACTCGCCCCCGGTGCCACGTTCTACGCCCAAGGTGTTGAGATTCGCATTGATGCCGTCGACCTCGGTAGCGATGGAGCACGTATCCAATCCTGGGTTTATTGCCCCGAATGTGGCTACGCCCACGATGCAGGAGTGCCCGCAGAAGGTGCCAATACAAATGGCCCCGCTTCGTGCCCACGCTGCGAAAGCCCGGGCATCGCCGACGCCAACCAACGGTTCGACGTCGTTGAACTCGAACAGGTATCGGCAGAGGTTCGCCGCGACGAATCGAGCATCAGCGATAGCCGCGAAGAACGCCAGCGCGAGAGCTTCAGCGTTCAGATTGCCGCCGATATTGACCCCGCCAACGTCACGCAACAGTGGTACGTCGAAGAATCTGGATTCGGCGTCAAGTACATGCGCGAACTCACCATTCGGTGGCTCAACCTCGGCAAGCAAGGTGGCGCCGGCGCACCTCGCATGATCGCCGGCGAAGAGCTCAGCCCACCGCTCTTTAGAGTGTGTGAGGCGTGCGGCAAACTCGACCAGAAGGGCGAGATAAATAGCGCCCGGGAACACCGCGCCTGGTGCCGTTACCGCAATTCAAAGACCGAACACACCCGCCAACTCGCCCTCAGCCGCACCCTCAGAACGCAGGGCGTGCTGCTGCGCATCCCCAACTCCATCACCATCGGCGACGGTCTCGGACTGCCCAGCATCACCGCAGCCCTGCAACTGGGCTTGCGTGAAGTCATCGGCGGAGACCCCGACCACCTAAGACTCGCCACCATCGTCGAACCGCTTCTGGGCAACGACTTCAACAACACCGCGATCCTCATTCACGACGCCGTGCCTGGTGGCACTGGTTATCTGGCCGACCTCGCTAACCACAACAAAATCCGCAACATTCTTGAACTCGCGTGGAAGATCGTCGCCACCTGCGAATGCCGCAATGAAGGCCGCAGCGCGTGCCACCGCTGCTTGCTGCCGTTCGCCCCTGCCGGGGATCTCAACAACGTCTCGCGCGCGAGCGCCGAACGGAGCCTGCGGCTCATCCTTGGCATCGATGACGAAGGTGTCGGGGACGACTGGGCCATCACCGAAGTAGATCCGGGTACGCAAGACCCCGAGTCAATGCTCGAGCAGTGGTTCCGAAAAGTGTTCAAAGACCGAGCCGCCGCGCTCGGAGCGACGATCAAAGAGATCCCGAGCGAGTGGGGCAACCGACTCCAGATCACGCTGCCCAACTCGAAACTCGTCTGGCGACTCGAACCTCAGCCATCCTTGGGCTTCACCCGACCAGACTTCGTGCTTGAGCCGCTCGGCGGAGGCGGAACCAAGCTCGCGATCTACACCGACGGCCGAAAGTACCACGCCTCCCCCCAGCACAATGTGCTCGCCCAAGACGCAGAGAAAAGGCGCGGGCTGCGGGCCAAAGGCTACTTTGTGCTCGGCATCACCTATGACGACATCATGCGCGCGGATGCGGGCGAAGCCGAGCCACAAGCAGGCTGGTTCAGCCGTGACTTCGCCACGCAATTCGTCAGCAACTTCAATCTGTCGCCGGCCGCGATTGACCATGTCACTGCCAACCCCATGACGCAGATCATGGAATGGATGCAGAACCCAGTGGCTGCGAAAGGCCATTGGGTAGGCATCGCTGAAGCTCTCCCGATGCTGACTGTGAAACCGATGAGCGACTTCATTGCACCGATCGAGGCTGAGAGCAGCGTTGTCGCGCTAGCTGAATCGGAACTCACTGGAACTCCAGCGGAAGCTCAAGGTAACCCCAAACTGTGGCGCCTCAGGTTCGGGCCTCTGGTCATGTTCTCGCGAATGCTGGACGGAGCCAAGCATCCCGAAGTCGTGCTCATGCTCGACGACCGTGATGCCGCCGTCTCTTCTGAAGACCATGCAGACGCGTGGCGACTCTGGCTCAGACTCTCGAACCTTCTTGGCCCACGACCCGAATTCCCGCCGACAACCATCATGACCGTGACCGAAGCACAGACATTCGAACCGGCACAACATATCGACGAATCATTCACCGTAATCGGTTTCGAGTGGGAAGAAGTCATGGCTCTGGCGAACGACGGAGACAGGCAGCTCGTGAAGTTGTTGTCAGAAGTCCCCGACATGCCCGTGCCCGAAATCGGCAGCGAGGTCGGCGACGGCATCCCTCTCGACATCGCCTGGAGCGACCGCAAGGTCACGGTGACCGGCGACCTTCAGCACGACGAAATCTCTGAGCTCGAAGCATCCGGATGGATCATCGTGCCCGCAACCCTCGAAGACATTACCGCTGCGCTCCAATTGGAAAGGTAA
- a CDS encoding class I SAM-dependent DNA methyltransferase: protein MADEAIVIGEGWLSEHYFTTEAKSQSFRAQVLARRKEWDEQDADGHPSVRARFSALRAAIESRLATLDAGDSDLAIRDELYVPLRNALGFGGGGNQLTQDGPLLRLTQPGLSDGSPLVIVEGRPVDTVEDLLAKDDDTLLVPFEVDDNAKHNITSISRMLSTLFTDDEGPSFALAFAGKWLLVAERERWAEGRYLAVDLQLVVARNDAKRGGEIDRALSCVSADALAPDAEGDIWWSSILEESIKHTVGVSQDLREGVRLSIEIIANDVVARRARKGLDPLPQSEAQVLAKQSLRFLYRILFLLYAESSPELKVLPVGTAEYEEGYSLDRLRELTLVSLPTEESEHSKHLYESLAVLFRLVDRGHGVEAKQGDTSQDTDASDLREGLVFNSLRADLFLPKATTHIDEVGLSDSELQKVLAHLLLSKEQKGRDRGFISYADLGINQLGAVYEGLMSYTGFFAETDLYEVAKDGNAEKGSWVVPIDRSHDINPKDFVKTTNPLTGEEVAVIHAPGSFVYRLAGRERQQSASYYTPEVLTRFTVSQALEELLDQDGTTTSADETLGLTVCEPALGSGAFAIEAVRQLADAYLKRKQEELGKRIDPDEYPRELQKVKASIALHQVYGVDLNATAVELAEISLWLDTMSSDLKAPWFGLHLKRGNSLIGARRAIYSRDSINSKAWLRSAPKDVPMSSLRADIDAGTIGSGVSGSIHHFLLPAEGWGSAVDAKEAKELAPEALAALKTWRRQIVAKPTRKQLDQLAALSMRVETLWQFALRRLEIAEHEIRRQIPLWGSEPSGKESDPGAQPTVTREQIEGKLSDANGAYQRLRRIMDAWNALWFWPLTDTLTQGVQPPTLDEWLTGARAILGEHTERSKSATAHGAVTLGSSATGWAALNDEEQDNLDFASASSIDDALVQQPWLKVAERIAEQQGFFHWNLDFASVFARGGFDLQVGNPPWVRPRSDVAALLAEGDAWWQLKGKASQAQESAKRSETLMIDGIADLVVDGTSDIAATAAFVGSGGNYPLLAGLQPDLYRCFIALTWSHMSGLGVSGLIHLESHFTDEKAGGFRASVYSRLRRHWDFINELGLFEIQDQKRFGVNIYSTPQVKVAFKSGSSLYHPDTVIRSLRHDGTGTEPGLKDENGNWDIRPHRSRILEVTDETLNTWHAVLEDESTPPRQTRMVNAVTRSTGTVLEKLASSHRLSSFELEYSRGWDESIDRKKGLFEASWGEVSSWREAILQGPHVFVSNPFYKTPNSTMLHQQDWASVDLESLDSDALPTTSYKRSINELEYDSLYTHWGVERIPARSRFRVAWRRMAANTGERTLVPALIPPGPSLIQTVTSAGNSEDRGESVVTAVAFMSSLIADFFVRVAPKNDILFRTAMRIPGVLGHKLGPHLTLRALRLNALTSAYGPLWNDNFNELFNLDSWSGGVSYPGRGPLGDVEAQWSASVPLRRGSDRRQALVEIDALVSLILGLTADELCTIYRTQFAVLYGYDRKVYFYDANGRLVPNRVLTVWRQKQDRITEEERTTTNASGNTYTYELPFVTLDREADMRQAYAHFEKILEERS from the coding sequence ATGGCTGATGAAGCGATCGTTATCGGTGAGGGTTGGCTCAGCGAGCACTACTTCACGACCGAGGCAAAGTCTCAGTCGTTCCGCGCCCAGGTCTTGGCGCGCCGCAAAGAGTGGGATGAACAGGATGCCGATGGTCACCCGTCGGTACGCGCTCGGTTCAGCGCACTCCGTGCCGCAATCGAGTCGCGGCTGGCCACTCTCGACGCTGGCGACTCCGATCTAGCAATCCGCGACGAACTTTATGTACCGTTGCGGAACGCACTGGGCTTCGGCGGCGGTGGCAATCAGCTCACACAAGACGGCCCTTTGCTGCGACTCACTCAGCCAGGGCTCTCTGACGGTTCACCACTGGTGATCGTGGAGGGGCGCCCGGTCGATACGGTCGAAGATCTGCTCGCCAAAGACGATGACACTCTGCTGGTGCCGTTCGAGGTTGATGACAACGCGAAACACAACATCACGTCGATCTCGCGGATGCTCTCCACTCTCTTCACTGACGACGAGGGCCCTAGCTTCGCGCTGGCATTCGCCGGCAAGTGGCTGTTGGTGGCGGAGCGCGAACGGTGGGCCGAGGGGCGTTACCTTGCTGTCGACCTTCAGCTTGTTGTCGCACGCAACGACGCGAAGAGGGGCGGCGAGATTGACCGCGCTCTGTCGTGCGTGAGCGCCGATGCATTGGCTCCCGATGCCGAGGGCGATATTTGGTGGAGCTCGATTCTTGAGGAGTCGATTAAGCACACCGTCGGTGTCTCACAAGACCTCCGTGAGGGAGTTCGTCTCTCAATCGAGATCATCGCCAACGATGTGGTGGCTCGTCGCGCGCGCAAGGGGCTTGACCCGCTGCCGCAGTCTGAGGCGCAAGTTCTCGCGAAGCAATCGCTGCGGTTCTTGTACCGCATCCTGTTCCTTCTCTACGCGGAGTCATCCCCCGAGCTCAAGGTTTTGCCTGTGGGCACAGCCGAGTACGAGGAGGGCTACAGCCTCGACCGTCTGCGCGAGCTGACTCTCGTGTCCCTGCCGACTGAAGAGTCAGAGCACTCCAAGCACCTCTACGAATCCCTCGCGGTATTGTTCCGCCTGGTCGACCGAGGACACGGCGTAGAGGCCAAACAAGGCGACACGTCGCAAGATACCGATGCCTCTGATCTGCGCGAGGGCTTAGTCTTCAACTCCCTGCGCGCGGATCTGTTTCTGCCGAAAGCGACAACCCACATCGATGAGGTGGGCCTGAGCGATTCCGAGTTGCAAAAGGTGCTCGCCCACCTGCTGCTGAGCAAGGAGCAGAAGGGTCGTGATCGCGGTTTCATCAGCTACGCCGATCTGGGTATCAACCAGTTGGGCGCTGTCTATGAGGGCCTGATGTCGTACACGGGCTTCTTCGCCGAAACCGACCTCTATGAGGTGGCGAAGGATGGCAATGCCGAGAAGGGCTCCTGGGTTGTTCCGATAGACCGATCGCACGACATTAATCCGAAGGACTTCGTCAAGACCACGAACCCACTGACTGGCGAAGAGGTTGCGGTCATCCATGCGCCCGGCAGTTTCGTGTACCGCCTTGCGGGTCGCGAGCGCCAGCAGTCGGCGTCGTACTACACGCCCGAGGTTCTGACCCGGTTCACGGTGTCGCAGGCGCTCGAAGAGCTGCTCGATCAGGACGGCACGACCACCTCGGCCGATGAGACTCTCGGGCTGACTGTGTGCGAGCCTGCGCTGGGTTCCGGCGCCTTCGCGATTGAGGCGGTACGTCAGCTTGCCGACGCTTATCTCAAGCGCAAGCAAGAGGAGCTGGGCAAGCGCATCGATCCGGATGAGTACCCCCGCGAGTTGCAGAAGGTCAAAGCGTCGATTGCGCTTCATCAGGTCTACGGGGTGGATCTCAATGCCACCGCGGTCGAGCTGGCGGAGATCTCGCTGTGGCTCGACACTATGTCGTCGGACCTCAAAGCCCCGTGGTTCGGGCTGCACCTCAAGCGAGGCAACTCACTCATCGGTGCACGCCGCGCTATCTACAGTCGCGACTCGATCAATTCGAAGGCGTGGCTGAGATCAGCGCCGAAGGATGTGCCAATGTCGAGCCTTCGTGCCGACATCGATGCGGGCACGATCGGCTCGGGCGTTTCAGGCTCGATTCACCACTTCTTACTGCCCGCCGAAGGCTGGGGTAGCGCGGTCGACGCGAAGGAAGCGAAGGAGCTGGCCCCCGAGGCACTAGCCGCGTTGAAGACGTGGCGGCGCCAGATTGTGGCAAAGCCCACCAGGAAGCAACTCGACCAGCTCGCCGCGCTGTCAATGCGCGTCGAGACGCTATGGCAGTTCGCCCTGCGCAGGCTCGAGATTGCCGAACATGAGATCCGTCGACAGATTCCGCTGTGGGGCAGCGAACCCAGCGGCAAGGAATCAGATCCTGGCGCGCAGCCGACGGTGACGCGCGAGCAGATTGAAGGCAAACTAAGCGACGCGAATGGTGCTTACCAGCGCCTGCGTCGGATCATGGATGCGTGGAACGCGCTCTGGTTCTGGCCCCTCACCGATACCCTCACGCAGGGAGTGCAGCCCCCCACGCTCGATGAGTGGCTGACAGGCGCACGCGCCATTCTGGGCGAGCACACCGAACGCAGCAAGAGTGCAACAGCGCACGGAGCTGTCACCCTTGGCTCAAGCGCGACGGGTTGGGCCGCCCTTAACGACGAAGAGCAGGACAACCTCGACTTCGCCTCCGCGTCATCGATCGACGACGCGCTGGTTCAACAGCCGTGGTTGAAAGTTGCTGAGCGCATTGCCGAGCAGCAGGGGTTCTTCCACTGGAACCTCGACTTCGCGTCGGTCTTCGCACGCGGCGGTTTCGACCTCCAGGTGGGGAATCCGCCTTGGGTTCGACCGCGCTCAGACGTCGCAGCGCTTTTGGCCGAAGGTGATGCTTGGTGGCAACTGAAAGGGAAGGCGAGCCAAGCACAGGAGAGCGCTAAGCGAAGCGAAACTTTGATGATCGACGGGATCGCCGATCTGGTTGTGGATGGCACCAGCGATATCGCAGCAACAGCAGCTTTTGTTGGGTCTGGCGGAAACTACCCATTGCTTGCGGGGCTCCAACCGGACCTCTATCGGTGTTTCATTGCACTCACGTGGTCACATATGTCAGGCCTTGGCGTATCAGGGCTGATCCATCTTGAATCACACTTCACAGATGAGAAGGCGGGTGGCTTCCGGGCCTCCGTTTACTCGAGGCTCAGACGACACTGGGATTTCATAAACGAGTTGGGGCTCTTTGAAATCCAAGATCAAAAACGTTTTGGCGTCAATATCTACTCGACGCCCCAAGTTAAAGTTGCTTTCAAGTCCGGCTCTTCGTTGTACCACCCAGATACCGTGATTCGCTCCTTGCGACATGACGGCACAGGCACGGAGCCCGGGCTGAAAGACGAGAATGGCAACTGGGACATCCGACCACACAGATCTCGAATCCTAGAAGTGACTGATGAAACTCTGAATACTTGGCATGCCGTTTTGGAGGATGAATCTACTCCTCCTAGGCAAACTCGAATGGTCAACGCAGTAACCAGATCAACGGGGACGGTGCTTGAGAAACTTGCATCTAGCCACCGGTTATCGAGTTTCGAACTCGAATATTCAAGGGGCTGGGACGAGAGTATCGACCGGAAAAAGGGCCTGTTCGAAGCCAGCTGGGGGGAGGTATCGTCGTGGCGTGAGGCCATCCTTCAAGGCCCACATGTCTTTGTATCGAACCCGTTCTACAAAACGCCGAACAGCACGATGCTTCATCAACAAGACTGGGCCAGTGTGGATTTGGAGTCGTTGGACTCTGATGCCTTGCCCACAACCTCCTATAAGCGATCCATCAATGAACTTGAGTACGACTCTCTCTACACCCATTGGGGAGTAGAGAGGATTCCGGCCCGGTCCCGATTCAGGGTAGCTTGGCGCCGAATGGCAGCGAACACGGGCGAGAGAACACTTGTGCCGGCGCTCATTCCACCTGGGCCTTCATTAATTCAGACCGTGACCTCCGCTGGTAACTCAGAGGATCGGGGTGAATCTGTTGTGACAGCCGTCGCGTTCATGTCTTCCCTGATCGCAGACTTCTTCGTTCGGGTAGCCCCGAAAAATGACATTCTCTTTCGAACCGCAATGCGGATCCCCGGGGTACTCGGGCACAAATTGGGACCCCATCTCACATTGCGGGCGCTTCGGCTTAATGCTCTGACAAGCGCATACGGCCCTCTCTGGAACGACAACTTCAACGAACTCTTTAACCTGGACTCCTGGTCTGGAGGAGTCAGCTATCCGGGACGTGGCCCGCTCGGCGATGTCGAGGCACAGTGGAGCGCGAGCGTACCTCTCCGTCGCGGCTCAGACCGACGTCAGGCTCTCGTCGAGATTGATGCACTCGTGTCGCTGATTTTGGGTCTCACCGCGGACGAACTCTGTACTATCTATCGGACGCAGTTCGCGGTCCTCTATGGCTACGATCGCAAGGTCTATTTCTACGATGCAAACGGGAGGCTTGTGCCGAACAGAGTATTGACCGTCTGGCGTCAGAAACAGGACCGCATCACTGAGGAAGAGCGAACCACCACCAACGCCTCGGGCAATACCTACACCTACGAGCTTCCGTTCGTGACGCTAGACCGCGAAGCTGACATGCGTCAGGCGTATGCGCACTTCGAGAAGATTCTGGAAGAGCGCTCATGA